GCTGCAAATATTGATGGAGCTCAACAAATTAAAGAAAAGAATTTGAATAAATATAAGTTAAAATATAAGCCTTTAGGAAGTATTGCGGTGCTGGTGGAATGGCCAAAATCTATAGAGCCCGATATTCTAAAGAATATCAGTATTTTCAGGTATAAGATAGAGCTGGATATGGGGGAATATGTGTTGGAAAATGTCCCTGCATATAACTCATTGACCGTTTTTTTTGATACCACAAAGACCAAGTATTCTTCTGTTGTAACTGATTTGAAGGAAATTTATGAATCCAAGGACCAGAAACTGATCACAGCAAACAAGATATGGAAGATTCCTGTTTGCTATGATGAGAAATTCGGTCTGGACCTGAATTTGATCAGCAAAGAGAAGAAGTTAACCAAAGATAAAATAATAGCCTTGCACAGTGAGGCACTCTATGATGTTTACTTCATTGGCTTTCTTCCGGGGTTCTTGTATTTGGGAGGTTTACCTCAGAAGCTGGAGTTTCCGAGGAAAAAAAGACCGCGTTTGAAAATAAATGAAGGGGATGTGGCCATTGCCGGATCTCAGGCCGGGGTGTATCCAAGATCTAGTCCAGGAGGCTGGAACATATTGGGAAATTCACCTATTCGTTTTTTCGACCCTGATAATTTCCCCCCTTGTTTTGCAGTAGCAGGAGATAAGGTGAAATTTATTCCCATAGATTTAAAAACACATGCTAAAATTAAAAAAGAAGTAGATTCCGGTAAATACAGTCTGGATAGCGAAATTCATGGATAATAATATATTGATATTGTCGGAAGGGATACATACTTCCATTCAGGACCTGGGCCGAAAGGGTTATCGTTCCTATGGGGTACCCATTGCAGGGGCCATGGACAAATACAGCGCCATTCTTGCCAATAAACTGCTCAATAATGATGAAAAGCTTCCTGTTATGGAAATTACTTTGACGGGACCTAAAATTTTATTTGAAGATTCAACTTTACTTGTCATTACCGGGGCCGATATGTCTCCTAAAATCAATGATGAACCTATCAAAATGAATGTGCTTTATGAAGTGAAAACGAGCGATGTACTGAGTTTTGGCAAACTGATTAGCGGAACCCGGAGTTACCTTGGGGTAAAAGGAGGTTTTCTTACGGAAAAAAAATTGAACAGTTATTCTTTTTATGAGGGAATTACCTCTCAAAGTAAAGTCGTTAAGGGGGATCGATTGAGAATTGAAAATTATGAGGCAGGCCTGGAATTACACTCTTCAAAGATCAAAGTAAAGAGTTCTCATTTTCAAGCTAAAAAATTGGAAGTAACCAAGGGGCCTGAGTACAACCGTCTAACCAAAAAGCATCGTGAATACCTTTTTTCAAAACAGTTTAAAATTGGGGGCCTTAATGACCGTATGGGTTACCAGTTAAAGAATAAATTTCCGCCCATAAAGGATCAGGAAATCATTACCTCGACAACAATTCCGGGGACCATACAATTAACTCCCTCAGGAAAGCTTATAATTATGATGCGTGACTGTCCGACTACGGGAGG
This DNA window, taken from Lutimonas zeaxanthinifaciens, encodes the following:
- the pxpB gene encoding 5-oxoprolinase subunit PxpB, which gives rise to MNKYKLKYKPLGSIAVLVEWPKSIEPDILKNISIFRYKIELDMGEYVLENVPAYNSLTVFFDTTKTKYSSVVTDLKEIYESKDQKLITANKIWKIPVCYDEKFGLDLNLISKEKKLTKDKIIALHSEALYDVYFIGFLPGFLYLGGLPQKLEFPRKKRPRLKINEGDVAIAGSQAGVYPRSSPGGWNILGNSPIRFFDPDNFPPCFAVAGDKVKFIPIDLKTHAKIKKEVDSGKYSLDSEIHG
- a CDS encoding biotin-dependent carboxyltransferase family protein — protein: MDNNILILSEGIHTSIQDLGRKGYRSYGVPIAGAMDKYSAILANKLLNNDEKLPVMEITLTGPKILFEDSTLLVITGADMSPKINDEPIKMNVLYEVKTSDVLSFGKLISGTRSYLGVKGGFLTEKKLNSYSFYEGITSQSKVVKGDRLRIENYEAGLELHSSKIKVKSSHFQAKKLEVTKGPEYNRLTKKHREYLFSKQFKIGGLNDRMGYQLKNKFPPIKDQEIITSTTIPGTIQLTPSGKLIIMMRDCPTTGGYPRILQLTDIAINQLAQKKENDMFKFDLESSFDFLGRLVNRFKD